Genomic window (Corticium candelabrum chromosome 3, ooCorCand1.1, whole genome shotgun sequence):
ATTAGGCACACGCTCGGCGACAGAAATGCTGCGCATGCGTACTGGTTTAATGTGTGTGGTCTGGTGATCATGTGGGTCTGCGGTCATTCTGGGGAAGACGCAATGAGGCGGTGTCTCCGGTTTATCCTTGTCACTACTTAGTAGCCACTAAGCGAATATCCTGACAGTGAGATCACATGTGCAGCAACTTCAGGCAACCGCTCGACATCCCATCAGTCTAACATCCGATCAACATGCGTGCGTTAGCtgtcatcgtcgtcgtcgctCTTCTATCCACTAGATCCATCGCAGCGAGTGGAAACGGCGCCATACGTTGCAGTAAGCGAAATCTAATAACGCACAAGTTAATTCTCGAATTAAGAGAGTAAAGCTGTTCTGTAGGCGTCGAGACGAACGTCGATTTGGCGTCGACGCCGTTGACTGTATACGGGATACCGGGAAGTCGAGTGATCCTGCGCAGTGCGAATCGCGTCGATTACCATCTCTTGTGGGCCGTCAAACGCGGCGACGAGACGGCGGATGAGGAGATCTACGCGAAAGGTTACAAGTCGACGGAATTGGCGGTCAGCGCGAATTATCGTCTCGTCATTAAGTCGTTCTCGTCGTTTCCGGATGGGCTGCGCGCCAGGTTTAGGCTCTACCGCTTGACGAACGAATCCAGTCACTTTGTTTACCTCAGCCAATGGGCGGTCGTCAGAGTTGGAAGTATGTACACGTAGTAAGGTTTCGCGGATTTAATTAGAGAAAGTGTTGACAGACAGTGACACCTCCCGGAAAGTGCCGCGTGCTCGAGTAGGTAACCCGAGTTGCGCATGCGTGGGGTTATTTTTGAAGGTGTTGGTCTAGGTTTGTGATTTAAATTTTTGTCATCGGTATGCATGGAAGTGTTGGGCAATATAGTAGATATAATAGACGATATTTAATTATTGcaaataatagttaattaattaattttgtaagtTAAAGACTCAAACTATGTGTAATCTTTCTGAAGTAGACACGACGTGTAACGATATCAATTATCAGAtagaaattattattaattattattatttattattattactaattaattattattactaattaattattattactgattaattattattactaattaattattaattattgaatcaTTAGATTTCAAGCTAATTGTTCTGCTTAAATTTTAAGTTTTGagttttgttgctgcagctgcaATGATATGATCAGGTTACGTGACTTTCCATTAGTCGACCACCTTTATTATATTAACAAGCAAGTCttacttattattatttattaatatattaaacaATATTTATTTGCTGCGattaagaattaattaattaattggcaaATTTAAGTTTTTGAATTCAAACTAACTATAATCTATCTGAAATAGATACGATGTATAAAAATAGCACGAATTATTATCATtacgtattaattaattattgaatcaTTAGATTTCAAGTTAATCGTTACGtctaaaatta
Coding sequences:
- the LOC134176833 gene encoding uncharacterized protein LOC134176833 isoform X2 — translated: MRALAVIVVVALLSTRSIAASGNGAIRCSVETNVDLASTPLTVYGIPGSRVILRSANRVDYHLLWAVKRGDETADEEIYAKGYKSTELAVSANYRLVIKSFSSFPDGLRARFRLYRLTNESSHFVYLSQWAVVRVGSRPQIRGNINNMTLNEGEVIPAICANYSGIPEIDIHVTRRKRGFSESESVNSSRYSYDHQTGCVTFGKASRYDSGEYVISASNCLGQDQLEFSVNVRSRLAAEA